The sequence below is a genomic window from Mycobacterium sp. ITM-2016-00316.
ACCCGGCTGATCAGCGGACGCGCTCAGGACGTCCTGACCAGGCTGGCCGATGAGTCCTACGACCTGGTGTTCGTCGACGCCGCCCCGGCCGATCAGCCGCAGTATGTCGCCGAGGGTGTGCGGTTGCTGCGCCCCGGCGGGGCGATCGTGGTGCACCGCGCCGCGCTCGGCGGGCGCGCCGGTGATGCGTCGGCCAACGACGCCGAGGTCGCCGCGGTCCGGGAGGCCGCCCGCCTGATCGCCGAGGACGAGCGCTTCATTCCGGTGCTGATCCCACTGGGCGACGGTCTGCTCGCCGCCGCCCGCGACTAGCTTCCCTTTCCCGCGCAGTTCCCCGCGAGATTGCACTTCTCGCGGGGTCCACTCGCACTTTCACGCGATAACCGCAATCTCGCGGCTCGATCCCTTGACGCTCGACTGAACGTGCGTTTAGCCTATTAAACATGCGTTCAGCCGATGATCTGACGACCACCGCCCGTATTCGCGACGCGGCGATCCGGCAGTTCGGCGAACACGGGTTCGACACCGGTGTCCGCGCGATTGCCGCCGCCGCCGGGGTCAGCGCCGGGTTGGTCATCCACCACTTCGGTTCCAAGGACGGCCTGCGCAAGGCCTGTGACGACCACATCGCCGAGCAGATCCGCAGCGCGAAATCCGAATCCATCCAGTCCTCCGATCCGGCGACATGGTTCGCCCAGATGGCCGAGATCGAGGACTACGCGCCGATGATGGCGTATCTGGTGCGCAGCATGCAGTCCGGCAACGATCTCGCAAAGTCGCTCTGGCAGAAGATGATCGAGAACACCGAGGCATACCTCGAGGCGGGCGTGCACGCCGGGACGCTCAAACCGAGCCGAGACCCCAAGGCGCGCGCCAAATACCTCGGGATGATGGGCGGCGGCGGGTTCCTGCTCTATCTGCAGCTGCACGACAACCCGACCGACGTGCGGGCGGTCCTGCGCGACTACGCCGAAGACATGGTGCTACCGGCCCTTGAGGTCTACACCAACGGCCTGATGACCGACTCCACCATGTATGACGCCTTCGTGGCCCAGCGCGAGAAAGGCGTCGCATTCAGCGCACCCGAACAAGGAGAGCAGTGATGACCAACGCCGTCGAGATCAGCGGACTCACCAAGAGATTCGGCCACAGCACGGCACTCGACGGTCTGGACCTGACCGTCGCACCCGGCGATGTCACCGGATTCCTCGGACCCAACGGCGCCGGAAAGTCGACGACCATCCGGATCCTGCTCGGCCTGCTGCGCGCCGATGCCGGCACGCTGCGACTGCTGGGCGGCGATCCCTGGCGCGACGCGGTCGCGCTGCATCGCCGGATCGCCTATGTGCCGGGCGATGTCACGCTGTGGCCGAACCTCACCGGCGCACAGGCCATCGACTTCCTGGCACGGCTGCGCGGCGGCAGAGTCGACACCCGGCGTCGCGATGAACTGATCCGGCGCTTCGAACTGGACCCGCACAAATCGGCCCGCACCTACTCCAAGGGCAACCGGCAGAAGGTCGCCATCGTCGCCGCCTTCAGCACCGAAGCCGAGTTGTACATCCTCGACGAGCCGACCTCGGGCCTGGATCCCTTGATGGAGAAGAACTTCCAACAGTGCGTCGCCGAGGTGGCCGACCGCGGCGCGGCGGTGCTGTTGTCCAGTCACATCCTCGCCGAGGTCGAAAAGCTCTGCGACAACGTCACCATCATCCGGGACGGGCGCACCGTGCGTTCCGGGACCCTCGACGAACTGCGCCATCTGATGCGCACCACCGTCACCGCCCGCACCCGAGGCGACGGCACCCAGTTGCACCGGCTGCCCTTTGTCCACGACTTCTCCGCACACGACGGGCAGATCAGCTTCTCGGTCGACCGCGCCGATCTCGACGCCACCATGGACCGCCTCGCCGGACTCGGCATCGACGAACTCGCGGTGGCACCCGCCTCGCTGGAAGACCTGTTCCTCCGCGAGTACCAGGGGGTGAGCTAGGTGAGCACCGCCGCACCGCAGACCAGCCACCGGGCCGGCGCGGCGGAGTCACCGCTGACCGGCACTGCCGCACTGCTGCGGTTGGCGCTGCGCCGCGACCGTGTCCGTTTCACGGTATGGCTCGGGTTGCTCACCCTGCTGATGGCCTACACCCCGGGTGCGCTCAAGATGGCCTACCCCGCCGAAGAACAGCGCCTGGCCCGCATCAGCCTGATGCAGACCCCGGCCGGGATCATGATGAGCGGCCCGATGTTCGGCGGCGATGAGACCGCGCTGGGCGCCATGATCGCCAATGAACTGATGCTGACCATGATCGTTGCCACCTCGATCCTGGCCGTCCTCACCATCATCAGGCACACCCGCCGCGACGAGGAAAGCGGTGCAGCCGAGCTCGTGCTGTCCTCGGTGGTCGGCCGCCACGCCCGCACGGGCGCCGCGCTGATCCTGGTGGGTGCCGTCAATGCCGTTCTCACCGTCACCATGACCGTGGCGCTTGCCGGCAACGGCTTCAGTGTCACCGACAGTGCCGCGATGAGCCTCGGTATCACCGGTGTGGCAATGGTTTTCGGCGCACTGGCGGCCGTCACCGCCCAGCTGTGGCGGCAGGCTCGCACCGCGATGGGTGCGGCGATGGGCGCCCTCGCGCTGGCCGCTCTGGTTCGCGGCATCGGCGATGTCATCGACACCTCGGGCAGCGTGCTGAGCTGGTTGTCCCCCATCGCATGGGCTCAGCAGATGCGGTCCTTCGTGGACCTGCGCTGGTGGCCGCTGCTGCTGCTGATCGGCCTCACCGCAGCGCTGGTGATCACCGCCGCGGTGCTGGAATCCCGGCGTCAGTACGACGACGGCATCATCGCCTCCAGCGGTGAACGTCCGGACGCGCACCCGATCCCGAACGTCTTCGTCCTGCATCTGACCCTGCAGCGCGGCCAGCTGATCGGCTGGGGCACCGGACTGTTCCTGGCCGGCCTGGCATTCGGGTCGATGACGACGTCACTGCTGAATGCCGCACAGCAGAACGAGTTGCTGGCGCGGATGCTCGCAGTATCGGGTGCCGACGGTGTGCACACCACCATGTCCCAGTTCCTGGCCGCCGTAGTCGGCGCGTACGTGGTGTCCGCCGTGTTGCGCACGTTCAGCGACGAGCAATCCGGTCTGTCCGAGCCGGTGCTGGCCGCCGCGGTGTCGCGTTGGCAGTGGCTGCTGACATCGGTGGCCGCGGCGCTGACCGGTGCGGCCGCCCTGTTGTTCTGTGCGGGTCTGGGCAACGGTCTGGGCGCCGGCGTGGCCGTCGGCGAGCCGGCCGCCGTCTGGCGGCTGACTCTCGCCGGTCTGACCTTCCTTCCGGCCATGGCGGTCCTTGCCGCGGTCGCTGCGCTCGCCGTCGCGCTGCGCAAGCCCTGGATCGGCTGGCTGGCTGTGGCATTCGTCGTGCTGAGCCTGTATCTCGGTGCGCTGCTACGACTGCCGCAGTGGCTGCTGGACGCCTCGCCCGTCGGGCAGATCACGGCACCCACCGATTTCCCGGTCACCGCGCTGGTGACGATGCTGGCCGTTGCGACCGCCGGCACGCTGCTCGCCGGTTCGATCTATCGAACGCGGGACGCGGTATGAGGCTCATCGCGCAGACCGTCCTGGGGCTCGCCTTCTTCATCGCCGTGCTGTTCTGGCCGGCCGGCACCTTCGACTATTGGCAGGCCTGGGTCTTCCTGGCGGTGTTCATCGCGACGACCATCGTGCCGAGCATCTACCTGGCGGTCCGCCATCCGGACGCACTGGCCCGGCGGATGAAGGCCGGTCCGGCCGCCGAAACCCGTCCCGCGCAACGGATCATCATGACCCTCACGGTGACCCTGGTGGTCGCGACATTCGTGCTCTCGGCGCTCGATCACCGCTTCGGCTGGTCGCAGGTGCCGGTGTGGCTCGTCATCACCGGCAACGTCCTGGTCGCCGCCGGACTGGGTGTCGCCCAGCTCGTCGTCGTGCAGAACAACTATGCGGCGGCGACGGTCCGGGTCGAGGCCGGCCAGCCGCTGGTGTCCACCGGGCTCTACGGGTTGGTGCGGCACCCGATGTACACCGGTGCGGCCGTCATGATGGTCGGCACCCCGCTGGCACTGGATTCGCTGTGGGGGCTGCTCGGTGTGGCGGCATCGGCACCGGTGATCGTGGCACGCATTCGCGACGAGGAGCAGATGCTCACCGAGGAACTGGCCGGCTACCCCGAATACCGGACGCGGGTGCGGTATCG
It includes:
- a CDS encoding TetR/AcrR family transcriptional regulator, encoding MRSADDLTTTARIRDAAIRQFGEHGFDTGVRAIAAAAGVSAGLVIHHFGSKDGLRKACDDHIAEQIRSAKSESIQSSDPATWFAQMAEIEDYAPMMAYLVRSMQSGNDLAKSLWQKMIENTEAYLEAGVHAGTLKPSRDPKARAKYLGMMGGGGFLLYLQLHDNPTDVRAVLRDYAEDMVLPALEVYTNGLMTDSTMYDAFVAQREKGVAFSAPEQGEQ
- a CDS encoding ABC transporter ATP-binding protein encodes the protein MTNAVEISGLTKRFGHSTALDGLDLTVAPGDVTGFLGPNGAGKSTTIRILLGLLRADAGTLRLLGGDPWRDAVALHRRIAYVPGDVTLWPNLTGAQAIDFLARLRGGRVDTRRRDELIRRFELDPHKSARTYSKGNRQKVAIVAAFSTEAELYILDEPTSGLDPLMEKNFQQCVAEVADRGAAVLLSSHILAEVEKLCDNVTIIRDGRTVRSGTLDELRHLMRTTVTARTRGDGTQLHRLPFVHDFSAHDGQISFSVDRADLDATMDRLAGLGIDELAVAPASLEDLFLREYQGVS
- a CDS encoding ABC transporter, producing MSTAAPQTSHRAGAAESPLTGTAALLRLALRRDRVRFTVWLGLLTLLMAYTPGALKMAYPAEEQRLARISLMQTPAGIMMSGPMFGGDETALGAMIANELMLTMIVATSILAVLTIIRHTRRDEESGAAELVLSSVVGRHARTGAALILVGAVNAVLTVTMTVALAGNGFSVTDSAAMSLGITGVAMVFGALAAVTAQLWRQARTAMGAAMGALALAALVRGIGDVIDTSGSVLSWLSPIAWAQQMRSFVDLRWWPLLLLIGLTAALVITAAVLESRRQYDDGIIASSGERPDAHPIPNVFVLHLTLQRGQLIGWGTGLFLAGLAFGSMTTSLLNAAQQNELLARMLAVSGADGVHTTMSQFLAAVVGAYVVSAVLRTFSDEQSGLSEPVLAAAVSRWQWLLTSVAAALTGAAALLFCAGLGNGLGAGVAVGEPAAVWRLTLAGLTFLPAMAVLAAVAALAVALRKPWIGWLAVAFVVLSLYLGALLRLPQWLLDASPVGQITAPTDFPVTALVTMLAVATAGTLLAGSIYRTRDAV
- a CDS encoding isoprenylcysteine carboxylmethyltransferase family protein; the encoded protein is MRLIAQTVLGLAFFIAVLFWPAGTFDYWQAWVFLAVFIATTIVPSIYLAVRHPDALARRMKAGPAAETRPAQRIIMTLTVTLVVATFVLSALDHRFGWSQVPVWLVITGNVLVAAGLGVAQLVVVQNNYAAATVRVEAGQPLVSTGLYGLVRHPMYTGAAVMMVGTPLALDSLWGLLGVAASAPVIVARIRDEEQMLTEELAGYPEYRTRVRYRLVPHLW